Part of the Debaryomyces hansenii CBS767 chromosome C complete sequence genome is shown below.
atatacataACCAAAAAGTATGTACACCAAATAGAATAGAGGAGAATAGACgaaatcttgaaaaagtAAGGGCGGAATAAACTTTGTTAGAGGAAAACTAGAGATgagttgaagaaatataataattatgtccCAATTAACACTTCATGCAATGGAGTGGTAGATTTACGACTATATTGTATAGGACGTATTTTCGTGGCAATTCTGTAGTATGTGGATGATATGGAATTAAAATGGACGAAATAACTGGGGTGATACAGAGTTTATAAGCCGTGCCAATGAGTCTTTATATCAAGAAACGAAACTTGAATACTAACATATATTTTAGTGAAATACTTAGCTgcttatttattattagtcAACGCTGGTAACGCTTCCCCATCAGCTTCTGACATCAAGTCCGTTTTAGAATCCGTTTctattgaagttgaagaagaaaagatcTCCCAATTATTAGCTGAAGTCGAAGGTAAGAACGCCGAAGAATTGATCGCTGAAGGTAACGAAAAGTTATCCTCTGTCCCATCTGGTGGTGCTGCTGCTGCTCCAGCTGCTGCTGCCTCAGGTGACGCTCCAGCTGCTGAAGAAGCTGCTGAATCAGAAGCTGAAGAATCCGATGGAGACATGGGTATGGGTTTATTCGATTAGATTAACAAAACATTagttattgaaaaattgaatgattttgtATAATACTCCTTAATAAGACTTTTACAGATACGAGAGACCATGTAGCGACCGAAACTAtgtgattttatttattgtagAActctatataattttataacTCATCAGCCAATGCCTTGCGTAATCCCATAGGGTTGCCGAATACGACGTGTCTAGCTCTCAAGAGATCCTGGTCAAACTGCCTATCTTCTTCGGTGTATGAAGAGTCTCTCTCTTTGTTGCCTTTCGATCTCAATTCGGCTTCTTTCGATAACCACTCCATAAATGCTTTTGAGGGTTTCAATGACTTGTCTTGAGAATGTACTTCACTCAACTTGTTGAAATACAACTTGAATTGATCTTCCGATGCAACACCGCTATCAGCTAACAGATGTTGCAAGAAATGTGAGTATTGGCTTTTTGGATCTGCTGATTCCTCAATGGCCCTCTTTTCATTAGAGTTCGCCCCACCAAGCAACTTTAGGTCCTCCAAAATGTTCATTAATCTGGTTTGGGACTGTGATTCTAACGACGGAAACACCGAAATGAGCGAGTCAACCGCTGAGTTTGCATTATTGGAGTTGAAGTATTTAGCATTGAAATGGCTATTTTGCGTAAGTGCATGGATTATTCCTAAAATACGCTTCTTAATCACATCTGATGCATCAGTATCCAACTTATCGAACAAACATTCAACAAACGTCGCATCctgatttttcaatacatGGTTGACGGCATCTGGATTGTTTCTTAAGCTTGATCCCATAATTCTGTACACTTTTTCCTgtaaatcttcatcttgtACTGACTTACTTACATCAACAAGACTGCGGAATACAGACGAATCTTGCGTCAATTTGACACcgaattcaatatcatgACTTAAGTCAATCAAAGTATCGAGGGCCGTCGATAATCTGTTTGCATCACCTCCTTCGCGATAATGTTGCACTTCGTCAACCGAAGACTGGAAATCATTCAAGTCAACAGTAGAAACCTTAGATTTGCCCTGAGTTTGCTTAAACTCTTTAATCTTTTGCTGGATTTCATTCGCCTGGTCTTCGTTTGTCATTTGGTGACTATTATCACCGTTATCGTTATTCTGTTCCGCATTCACCATTAACTCGCTAGACCCTTCAGTTTCTTCAGATGGATCCAAAATTTTCGCCTCTCTAGCTAAATTCTCCATGTTTAGCCTTACGTGTAATCCTGCCGGAATATCTTGTCCTTCTCTAATGGTTTGCCACTCGGTAGTTGGTTCAAAGATTTTGGGGTAACAATCGGTAGGGTTATTTGGTGCACAGATTAATTCTCCGTCGGTATTTACAATCAGGGATTCAATAGGCTTAATCAACAACGTTAATAGTATTGACGAGAGCACTCCTTTCAGtaatttcatctatttTGATTGTTCTattaacaaatatatataaaaagtATCCGATAAGTACTGATTTCTAGCTAAATTTAAGTTGTTCTCTACACGTCAGCAACAATGCGAAAAAGATTTAGCTGCTAAAAAGCCTACTAAAATGTTCCAAATTGTTCTACTAATAGTGCCAGCAATATAACTGATTGAGGCATATACTACATTTAGTCATGATACGTATATATGTTTTGCATTAGGATCTATTTCACGTTATTAATACATACTGATTATTTAGCAAGATAGGATTATTTGGAAGCTTTTTCTAAAGCTTGTCTGACATCTTCGATTAAGTCATCAGTATCTTCGATACCGACAGAAACTCTAACTAAGTCATCGAAGACACCGTTAgattctctttcttcttttggaATACCACCGTGGGTCATGATGGCTGGAACCTCAACTAAGGATTCAATACCACCTAAGGATTCGGCCAAGGTGAAGAACTTGGTCGAAGAGGTGAAGGTGGAGGCAGCCTTGGCACCACCGTTGATTCTGAAAGAGATCATACCACCACCTAAGCTGTCTCTGTGTTGTTTAACGACAATTTCGTGGTTTGGGTCCGATTTCAATCCTGGGTAATTGACCTTCAACACAGCAGGGTGTTGGGTTAAGAATTGGGCGATTTGTTGAGCAGAGGTGGCCGCTTGTCTGACTCTCAAGTGCAAAGTCTTTAAACCTCTGTGGGCTAACCACGAGTCGAATGGAGATGGAATGGAACCAATGGCATTTTGCAAGAATCTGAAGCGGTCGTGCAATTCGTCGCTGTTGGTAGCCAAAACACCCATAACCACATCAGAGTGACCGTTAATGTATTTGGTGACGGAGTGCACAACGACATCGGCACCGTGTTCCAATGGATTGGATATGTATGGAGACAAAAAGGTGTTGTCGACAGCCAACAAGATCTTGGAGCCGGTCTTGGCCTCGTGGTTCTTCAAGATACTGGCAACCTTGGCAATGTCAGTGACGGTCAAAGTTGGGTTCGATGGGGTTTCTAACCAGACCAACTTGGTGTTTTCCTGTATTTTCGATTCCAAGTCCTCAACCAAGTTTCCAACAAATGTCGAGGTGACACCGTGAGTAACACCAACTTTGGTGAAATATCTGTGGGTTCCCCCGTAAACATCTCCCCCTGAGATGATGTGCGAGTTCATAGGCAAAGACTGTATAATCAAAGCTGTGGTCGCAGAACCCGAACTCAAAGCGATGGCATGCTTGGCCTTTTCTAACGCAGCAACTGCGGCTTCAAAGTTATCTCTGTTAGGATTAGCAGATCTCGAGTACTCGTAAAGACCAACCGGTTTGGATGGTTCCGATTGTGCAAATGTAGTAGACAACGAAAGTGGTTCAATAACGGCACCGGTGGTAGGATCTATTGGTGCACCAGCATGGATGGCTTTTGTACCAAAGCCATATTCAACATTAGTGGTAGATTCAATAGTCATTTTTATCTATAATTATACTCTATATTAGCTTAATAAGTCAAATACCTATTATTACTTAGCAAAGTCGTATTAACAACGTGAACATGaaaaaaatcaagaattcatgtatttatatactCTATGGCAAAAAGGAATTCTATAATGCCTTACAAAATAAAGCCACAGCATTTTTCTGAGATGATGCCGCGGGCCTCATAACCATATTCGGACCCATCACCCTAGGGGTACTAATGATGTTTTGCAACTATCGGGTGATATTACGAGATATGTTGTGACAAAAGCTTAAATAGGTGATGATTAATCATCAGGGTGGCCCTGTATGTGCActaaaattgataattagTGATTGAAACAAGCaagtatttctttttctcaCTAATGTTTTAGTACCATATTGTCATTTGTCATCACGTTGATGGCTAAAAATATACGTTCCCCAGATATTGAAGAGGAGGTTCTGGCATCAAGTGACGAAGGGATGCACCAGAAGAAACTAGAAGGGAAGGAAGAACATTTCGTATATGGTGATGTTGATGTATTTTTGTAGTAGGATG
Proteins encoded:
- a CDS encoding DEHA2C15664p (similar to uniprot|Q08199 Saccharomyces cerevisiae YOL031C SIL1 ER-localized protein required for protein translocation into the ER and CA5126|CaSLS1 Candida albicans); translated protein: MKLSKGVLSSILLTLLIKPIESSIVNTDGELICAPNNPTDCYPKIFEPTTEWQTIREGQDIPAGLHVRLNMENLAREAKILDPSEETEGSSELMVNAEQNNDNGDNSHQMTNEDQANEIQQKIKEFKQTQGKSKVSTVDLNDFQSSVDEVQHYREGGDANRLSTALDTLIDLSHDIEFGVKLTQDSSVFRSLVDVSKSVQDEDLQEKVYRIMGSSLRNNPDAVNHVLKNQDATFVECLFDKLDTDASDVIKKRILGIIHALTQNSHFNAKYFNSNNANSAVDSLISVFPSLESQSQTRLMNILEDLKLLGGANSNEKRAIEESADPKSQYSHFLQHSLADSGVASEDQFKLYFNKLSEVHSQDKSLKPSKAFMEWLSKEAELRSKGNKERDSSYTEEDRQFDQDLLRARHVVFGNPMGLRKALADEL
- a CDS encoding 60S acidic ribosomal protein P2 (highly similar to uniprot|P05319 Saccharomyces cerevisiae YOL039W RPP2A Ribosomal protein P2 alpha), which encodes MKYLAAYLLLVNAGNASPSASDIKSVLESVSIEVEEEKISQLLAEVEGKNAEELIAEGNEKLSSVPSGGAAAAPAAAASGDAPAAEEAAESEAEESDGDMGMGLFD
- a CDS encoding DEHA2C15686p (highly similar to uniprot|P31373 Saccharomyces cerevisiae YAL012W CYS3 Cystathionine gamma-lyase) produces the protein MTIESTTNVEYGFGTKAIHAGAPIDPTTGAVIEPLSLSTTFAQSEPSKPVGLYEYSRSANPNRDNFEAAVAALEKAKHAIALSSGSATTALIIQSLPMNSHIISGGDVYGGTHRYFTKVGVTHGVTSTFVGNLVEDLESKIQENTKLVWLETPSNPTLTVTDIAKVASILKNHEAKTGSKILLAVDNTFLSPYISNPLEHGADVVVHSVTKYINGHSDVVMGVLATNSDELHDRFRFLQNAIGSIPSPFDSWLAHRGLKTLHLRVRQAATSAQQIAQFLTQHPAVLKVNYPGLKSDPNHEIVVKQHRDSLGGGMISFRINGGAKAASTFTSSTKFFTLAESLGGIESLVEVPAIMTHGGIPKEERESNGVFDDLVRVSVGIEDTDDLIEDVRQALEKASK